In Zingiber officinale cultivar Zhangliang chromosome 8B, Zo_v1.1, whole genome shotgun sequence, a single genomic region encodes these proteins:
- the LOC122015482 gene encoding F-box/kelch-repeat protein At1g80440-like has translation MLISGLPDDAARECLIRLPFSSFPAARSVCRLWKLEIDSPYFHCRRKAAGRTQRVIALAQVESTSASPTSAAKPGDSDTGGSPIASYHLALFEPATGSWSRLPSPPSLPRGLPLFCRLATVGNEAVLLGGWDPDSWAATDGVHVYNFASGAWRRGATMPGPRRSFFACGAATGAASVLVAGGHDEEKNALRSAMTFDVGADTWAALPDMSMERDECRGVWLRGRFHVVGGYSTAEQGRFSPTAEALDETAAARWDVAELELEEAGPWMRTCVAGGDAQRLYMCRGDGGGQVAALVEEAARWRSVGEVPADVRVATQLVGWESGLMVMGLETHGGTLTAYVMEKRETAWRKVAVPEEYSGHVHEACCIEI, from the coding sequence ATGTTGATATCGGGGCTGCCCGACGATGCCGCGCGAGAGTGCCTGATTCGTCTCCCTTTCAGTAGCTTTCCAGCGGCCCGCTCGGTTTGTCGCCTGTGGAAGCTGGAGATCGACTCCCCGTACTTCCACTGCCGGCGAAAAGCCGCCGGCAGGACCCAACGCGTCATCGCCCTCGCCCAGGTCGAATCCACCTCTGCTTCTCCCACTTCCGCCGCTAAGCCCGGCGACTCTGATACCGGTGGCTCTCCCATCGCTTCCTACCATCTCGCCCTTTTCGAGCCCGCCACCGGCTCTTGGAGTCGCCTCCCTTCTCCCCCTTCCCTCCCCCGTGGTCTCCCTCTCTTCTGCCGCCTCGCCACGGTCGGCAACGAGGCGGTCCTTCTCGGCGGGTGGGACCCTGACTCGTGGGCCGCCACCGACGGCGTCCACGTCTACAACTTCGCCTCCGGCGCCTGGCGCCGCGGGGCCACCATGCCCGGCCCGCGTCGCTCCTTTTTCGCCTGCGGAGCTGCAACAGGGGCGGCCAGCGTGCTAGTCGCCGGCGGCCACGACGAGGAGAAGAACGCGCTGCGATCGGCGATGACATTCGACGTCGGCGCGGATACTTGGGCGGCGCTGCCGGACATGTCGATGGAACGGGACGAGTGCCGCGGGGTGTGGCTGCGAGGCCGGTTCCACGTCGTCGGCGGGTACTCCACAGCGGAGCAGGGGAGGTTCTCGCCGACGGCGGAGGCGCTCGACGAGACAGCAGCAGCGCGGTGGGATGTGGCTGAGCTGGAACTGGAGGAGGCGGGGCCGTGGATGAGGACTTGCGTGGCGGGCGGAGACGCGCAGCGGCTGTACATGTGCCGGGGCGACGGAGGGGGGCAGGTGGCAGCGTTGGTGGAGGAGGCAGCACGGTGGCGGTCGGTGGGAGAGGTGCCCGCCGATGTGCGCGTGGCGACGCAGCTGGTGGGGTGGGAGAGCGGGCTGATGGTGATGGGGTTGGAGACTCACGGCGGGACACTAACGGCATACGTGATGGAGAAAAGGGAGACGGCGTGGCGGAAGGTAGCGGTGCCGGAGGAGTACTCCGGCCATGTTCATGAAGCGTGCTGCATTGAGATCTAA
- the LOC122015056 gene encoding probable ADP-ribosylation factor GTPase-activating protein AGD14 translates to MANRVKEDEKNEKIIRGLLKLPANRRCINCNNLGPQYVCTNFWTFICTNCSGIHREFTHRVKSISMAKFSSQEVTALQEGGNERAREIYFKNWDSQRHLFPDSSNIDRLREFIKHVYADQRYAGERPGDMSQRLKGDRDNNNENKSEESYRGGSRSPPYEGRYSPSYGGRNDDQRFRSNYGGRSPGSNFGGSPGYNQGDIKRSPTHFEVVDDRVKDDKVRNGNQNRRFEEHRFPHMPKPDGRSPEHQKDVGKLSPPAVRPVSDILGDKVPRLQVGSIPKPNGSSVADDSAQTMSSLSPSSIGSADANSVQKMAYMDSLIDFSVDPEPTVAPNPEQYVPQQTTTVASDGGEWAAFNSGQQSAPQVAPNANPLVSGLAQLSVSGLAPSGSISTLPSRIDLPTKVGIGGSLPTATKQPAPLFSSMDSIPTDQLSNASGIESSNNQKWLPSAPHGQGSLNTPIANPAGHLPRVATRAPQNTVTGVSSQPSLEGNTSSGRKELPEDLFASLYPTAPLSAPICQRGLYPGMGYNMYYPTSPVVPAIIQSPKSVNPFDITSDPAAMVTPLQGALPNMSPPGSIPQSSSFRALSAHWMASQQSPYAFNMLPSPFAMSQIPNNMPPQITNATMSLGNQSVLSGTSNIGQNQSFSYNQPNTPNSFAPVGSNPFG, encoded by the exons ATGGCGAACCGGGTGAAGGAAGACGAGAAGAATGAGAAGATAATTCGAGGGCTCTTGAAGCTTCCTGCCAATCGGAGGTGCATCAATTGCAACAACCTG GGTCCACAATATGTGTGCACAAATTTCTGGACATTTATCTGTACAAATTGTAGTGGAATACA TCGGGAGTTTACCCATCGTGTCAAATCCATATCTATGGCTAAATTTTCTTCCCAAGAAGTTACTGCCCTTCAAGAAGGGGGGAATGAG CGTGCAAGAGAAATTTACTTTAAGAACTGGGATTCACAACGCCACTTATTTCCAGATAGCAG CAACATTGATAGACTCAGGGAGTTCATCAAGCATGTTTATGCTGACCAAAGATATGCTGGGGAGAGGCCTGGAGACATGTCTCAGAGGCTGAAG GgcgatagggacaataataatgAAAACAAAAGTGAAGAATCATATAGAGGTGGTTCCAGAAGCCCACCATATGAAGGTCGCTATAGTCCTAGTTATGGTGGTCGAAACGATGATCAACGTTTCAGATCCAACTATGGAGGAAGAAGTCCTGGGTCTAATTTTGGAGGGAGTCCTGGATACAATCAGGGTGATATCAAGAGAAGTCCGACTCATTTTGAGGTGGTAGATGATAGAGTTAAAGATGACAAAGTTAGAAATGGAAACCAAAACAGAAGGTTTGAAGAGCATAGGTTTCCGCACATGCCAAAGCCAGATGGGAGATCACCAGAACATCAGAAAGATGTtggtaagctgagtcctccggcTGTGCGCCCTGTGAGCGATATCTTGGGTGATAAGGTACCCCGACTTCAGGTTGGCAGCATTCCTAAACCAAATGGATCCAGCGTAGCTGATGATTCTGCTCAGACGATG AGTTCTTTATCTCCAAGCAGCATAGGCTCTGCTGATGCAAATTCAGTGCAGAAGATGGCATACATGGATAGTCTTATAGATTTTAGTGTGGATCCTGAACCTACTGTTGCTCCAAATCCAGAGCAGTATGTTCCTCAGCAAACCACCACTGTTGCTAGCGATGGGGGAGAGTGGGCAGCTTTTAATTCTGGGCAGCAAAGTGCGCCTCAAGTGGCTCCTAATGCAAACCCATTAGTATCAGGTCTTGCCCAGTTATCAGTTTCGGGATTAGCACCTTCAGGGAGTATTTCAACTTTGCCTTCTAGAATTGATTTGCCCACAAAAGTTGGTATTGGTGGGAGCTTGCCCACTGCAACAAAACAGCCAGCACCATTATTTTCATCCATGGATAGCATACCTACTGATCAGCTATCCAACGCATCTGGAATTGAATCTTCAAACAACCAG AAATGGTTGCCATCTGCTCCACATGGGCAAGGCTCTTTAAATACCCCAATTGCAAATCCTGCTGGACATCTTCCTAGAGTTGCTACTAGAGCACCACAAAATACAGTCACGGGAGTTTCTTCACAACCATCATTGGAGGGAAATACGTCTAGTGGGAGAAAAGAACTGCCAGAG GATCTTTTTGCCTCACTTTATCCAACTGCACCCCTATCAGCTCCAATTTGTCAAAGAGGGCTCTATCCTGGTATGGGGTATAACATGTATTACCCAACCAGTCCG GTGGTGCCGGCAATTATTCAATCTCCAAAATCTGTGAACCCATTTGATATTACCAGTGATCCAGCTGCAATG GTGACGCCTCTTCAAGGAGCATTACCAAACATGTCTCCTCCAGGCTCCATACCTCAAAGTTCAAGTTTTCGAGCCCTTTCCGCACATTGGATGGCATCACAACAATCACCCTATGCATTTAATATGTTGCCAA GTCCCTTTGCAATGTCTCAGATTCCAAACAACATGCCTCCACAAATAACTAATGCCACGATGTCTCTGGG